In Candidatus Zixiibacteriota bacterium, one DNA window encodes the following:
- the msrA gene encoding peptide-methionine (S)-S-oxide reductase MsrA: protein MKQVIFGAGCFWGVEYAFRKLEGVTETEVGYSGGHKENPTYREVCSGSTGHAEVVRVKYDPDRITFNQLLDTFWEIHDPTSFNRQGLDIGEQYRSAIFYFDEDQKLMAEKSKQKLSSSGEYDSEVVTQIEPAGKFWRAEEYHQKYYDQGGICACGRVDNFEKKQK from the coding sequence ATGAAACAGGTAATATTTGGAGCCGGATGTTTCTGGGGAGTTGAATACGCTTTTCGCAAGCTGGAGGGTGTGACCGAAACCGAGGTCGGCTATTCCGGTGGACATAAGGAAAATCCCACTTACAGGGAAGTCTGTTCAGGCAGTACCGGCCACGCCGAGGTGGTACGGGTAAAGTATGATCCGGACAGGATAACTTTCAACCAGCTTCTGGACACCTTTTGGGAAATCCATGACCCGACCAGCTTCAACCGCCAGGGTCTCGATATCGGCGAACAGTACCGCTCGGCGATCTTCTATTTCGATGAAGACCAGAAACTGATGGCTGAGAAATCTAAACAAAAGCTCAGCAGTTCGGGTGAATATGATTCCGAGGTGGTGACACAGATAGAGCCGGCCGGAAAATTCTGGCGGGCCGAGGAATACCACCAGAAATACTATGACCAGGGCGGAATCTGCGCCTGTGGCCGTGTCGACAACTTTGAGAAGAAGCAAAAATAA
- a CDS encoding GNAT family N-acetyltransferase has translation MQILPYTELEDKSDIYLLWQKSFGWPATPDWHRKQLEQTSRLKGGPIGMCALEDGKLLGFVGIMTIPTRTKDRTIEQVGGIWGIATRPSARRRGTARKLLEESENWMRKHSYRIAMLTTSRAIVAHKWYQSVGYKEIEKVNRLSFYYKLFSPPRNPEKYLRRINQAYDLDFKQVSKLFNRFTEKRSGFTIRTADDLKPVETLGVLSRDCSISTESGYLLARESTATIRVGEVFAESVASCRELIKFAEARAQYAVGVIHPDHPVVLETLEKMSYKSDPGSYDVVMWKSLDGTAFDDLYDDSFYLSRNDWF, from the coding sequence ATGCAGATATTGCCGTACACAGAGCTCGAAGACAAGTCGGATATTTACCTGCTGTGGCAGAAATCATTTGGATGGCCGGCAACTCCCGACTGGCATAGAAAACAGTTGGAACAGACCTCGCGCTTGAAGGGTGGTCCGATCGGGATGTGTGCCCTCGAGGATGGTAAATTATTAGGGTTTGTCGGTATAATGACGATACCGACCCGGACCAAAGACCGGACAATCGAGCAGGTGGGAGGAATCTGGGGAATCGCCACACGTCCATCTGCGAGGCGCAGGGGAACCGCCAGAAAGCTATTGGAAGAATCGGAAAACTGGATGCGTAAGCATAGTTATCGTATCGCCATGCTGACAACTTCGCGTGCGATAGTGGCGCACAAATGGTACCAGAGTGTCGGCTACAAAGAAATCGAAAAGGTAAACCGGCTGTCATTTTATTACAAGCTTTTTTCACCGCCTCGTAACCCGGAAAAATACCTGCGGAGGATAAACCAGGCGTACGATCTGGATTTCAAACAGGTGTCGAAACTGTTCAATCGCTTTACTGAAAAGCGCTCCGGATTTACGATCCGAACAGCGGACGATCTCAAACCGGTGGAAACATTAGGAGTACTGTCCCGCGATTGCAGTATCTCGACCGAATCCGGTTATCTTCTGGCACGGGAATCTACCGCTACAATTCGGGTGGGCGAAGTCTTTGCCGAGAGTGTGGCGTCCTGTCGTGAGCTTATCAAATTTGCTGAAGCCAGGGCTCAATATGCCGTCGGAGTGATCCATCCCGATCATCCTGTCGTACTTGAAACCCTGGAAAAAATGAGCTACAAGTCTGATCCGGGCAGTTACGATGTGGTTATGTGGAAATCCCTGGACGGCACTGCTTTTGACGATCTCTACGATGACAGTTTTTACCTCAGCCGAAACGACTGGTTTTAA